A region from the Aquila chrysaetos chrysaetos chromosome 15, bAquChr1.4, whole genome shotgun sequence genome encodes:
- the EVA1A gene encoding protein eva-1 homolog A isoform X9 produces the protein MEPVGVSTEMALLSNILAAYAFITENPERAALYFVSGVCIGLVLTLLALVLRVSCRTDCKHSSAKKPPRERESDSDSSDSDDDSDTTSDLSARRHRRFERTLNMNVFTSAEELERAQRLEERERIIREIWMNGQPDIPGTRSLNCYY, from the exons ATGGAGCCCGTGGGCGTTAGCACAGAGAtggcactgctcagcaacatcCTAGCAGCGTATGCCTTTATCACAG AAAACCCCGAGCGGGCTGCTCTGTATTTTGTCTCCGGAGTGTGCATTGGACTCGTCTTGACCCTGCTGGCCCTGGTGCTAAGGGTGTCCTGCCGAACTGACTGCAAACACTCCTCCGCCAAAAAACCTCCTCGGGAGCGGGAGAGCGATAGCGACAGCAGCGACAGCGATGACGATTCGGACACCACTTCGGACCTGTCGGCCCGCAGGCACCGCAGGTTCGAGAGGACTTTGAACATGAACGTCTTCACTTCGGCGGAGGAGCTGGAGCGGGCTCAGCGGCTGGAGGAGCGGGAGCGCATCATCCGGGAGATCTGGATGAACGGCCAGCCGGACATCCCAGGGACCAGGAGCCTCAACTGCTACTACTAA